In Stutzerimonas stutzeri, a genomic segment contains:
- a CDS encoding DUF4404 family protein, translating to MPEHDLQSQLAELRNQLAQDTPLTEEERASLQVIAHDIELRLANQGVVDQNDSLVDGVNLAVERFEVSHPNTAMTLRNIMQTLANMGI from the coding sequence ATGCCGGAACATGATCTGCAGTCGCAGCTAGCGGAGTTGCGTAATCAACTGGCTCAGGACACACCGCTGACCGAAGAGGAGCGTGCATCGCTACAGGTGATCGCCCACGACATCGAACTTCGCCTGGCCAACCAGGGCGTGGTGGACCAGAACGATTCGCTGGTCGATGGTGTCAACCTGGCGGTGGAGCGTTTCGAGGTCAGCCACCCCAACACCGCCATGACGCTGCGCAACATCATGCAGACATTGGCCAACATGGGCATCTGA
- a CDS encoding MlaA family lipoprotein, producing MRLIDKDWIGYFRMTLVAALALVGASSLQAAEEDPWEGVNRVVFNFNDKVDTYTLKPLAQGYQKVTPNFLEDGIGNVFSNLGDVVVLTNDLLQGKVRDAGIDTSRILFNSTFGVLGFFDVATRMGLQKNDEDFGQTLGVWGLGNGPYVVLPLLGPSTVRDAAGRVPDSFLQPYPYMDHVPTRNVTRAVNVVDLRAGLLSAEKMITGDKYIFVRNAYLQNREFRTLDGQVEDDF from the coding sequence ATGCGACTGATCGACAAGGACTGGATCGGATATTTCAGAATGACCCTCGTTGCGGCACTGGCACTGGTCGGCGCTTCGTCGCTGCAGGCGGCTGAGGAAGATCCGTGGGAAGGCGTCAACCGCGTAGTGTTCAATTTCAACGACAAAGTGGACACCTATACCCTCAAGCCGCTCGCGCAGGGTTACCAGAAGGTCACGCCGAACTTCCTCGAAGACGGCATCGGCAACGTGTTCAGCAACCTTGGTGACGTCGTGGTGCTGACCAATGATTTGCTACAAGGCAAGGTCCGCGATGCCGGCATCGACACCAGCCGTATCCTGTTCAACAGCACCTTCGGCGTGCTGGGCTTCTTCGATGTGGCGACCCGCATGGGGCTACAAAAGAACGATGAAGACTTCGGTCAGACCCTGGGTGTCTGGGGGCTGGGCAACGGACCCTATGTCGTATTGCCGCTGCTTGGGCCGAGCACCGTGCGCGACGCGGCGGGGCGCGTGCCTGACTCCTTCCTGCAGCCTTATCCCTACATGGACCATGTGCCGACTCGCAATGTGACCCGAGCGGTGAACGTGGTCGACCTGCGCGCCGGTTTGCTCTCGGCCGAGAAGATGATTACTGGCGACAAATACATCTTCGTCCGCAATGCCTATCTGCAGAATCGTGAGTTCCGCACGCTGGACGGCCAGGTCGAAGACGATTTCTGA
- a CDS encoding PilZ domain-containing protein yields the protein MTQTDRDYSEKRDFIRMQIETAITLVQDGQHYEAICQDLSSTGMQVLAATHLQIGDKVQVHIPSEHKELKGLEAETEVVRVDTHGDGRQSLGLTILSMS from the coding sequence ATGACCCAGACTGATCGGGACTACAGCGAAAAACGCGACTTCATCCGTATGCAGATCGAGACCGCGATCACCCTCGTTCAAGACGGGCAGCATTACGAGGCGATCTGTCAGGATCTTTCAAGCACCGGCATGCAGGTGCTTGCGGCGACACACCTGCAAATCGGCGACAAAGTGCAGGTGCACATCCCTTCCGAACACAAGGAACTGAAGGGTCTGGAAGCTGAAACCGAGGTGGTACGGGTCGACACCCATGGAGATGGTCGACAAAGCCTTGGGTTGACCATCCTCTCGATGAGCTAA